The nucleotide window ACAATAGAAGTTCTTAACGCACTTAAATCGCAATACGTAAATAATGTTAAAGTCTACGATATTGACAAAAATTCGGGAAAGGCAGAGGCTGTTCGAAGAGGCATGCTTCATGCTCTTAGTTTAGGAGATTTTGCCAACATTGGATTTTTCGACGCAGACTTGGCAACCCCATTATCAGAAATAAATTACCTCCTTGGGTTTAAAAATAAAGAGAACGAGGCTGCAATAATTATGGGCTGCAGATTGAAGCGACTTGGCGCTAACATCGAACGAAAGCTTAGTCGCCATTATATAGGTCGTGTTTTTGCAACAGGAGCAAGTTTAATAACGCAGTTACCTGTTTACGATAGCCAATGTGGTGCTAAATTTTTCCGCACAGATATTGTCGAAACATTATTCGGAAAGAAGTTTATTACAAAGTGGGTTTTTGATGTGGAGATTCTTATTCGGGCACGAAACCACTTTGGGAAATATGAAATATATAATCAAGTTATTGAAGCACCTCTAAATTCTTGGGAAGATGTTAAAGGGTCAAAACTCTCAATAGGCCAAATGTTTGGCGTCCCAATTCAAATGCTTAAAATCCATTTCCATTACAACTAGACAATACTAAGGATGGTGAAAACTAGAAAATTTGATATTCGATAAATATATTTAAATACTTAATTTTGCAATTAGCAAATTGAACTAAAGATGGCATCTAACAAGTCGTTATATTTTCTAATTATAAGTTTCATCGTAGTTATTATCGTGATGGAGTTTGGTGGGGTAGAATTTTGGAATATCAGTGAATCTGTTGTAGAAGCCCCTGTGGTGAAGGGTGAATTAAAGGCAAGAGAAGAAATCAACTTCAAATCAGAACTAAATTTCAGAGACAAAAAAAACAGTTCTTTCAAATACATCGATAACGACCAATGCGAGGACCCAGTAGCAATTGCACTTGATAAAAGAGTAATTTATGGTCCTTCGTTTAACATACTTTATTCAAAATCTGTTGACCTAAACCAAATTGACAACGTTGAACTTAGTGCATGCTTTAAACAGCTAGATAACACGTTAGAAAAGGCATCATTTGTTATATCTATCACAAACGAAAACGATGAACACGTTTTCTGGGAAAACTATACATTGATTAATCTTGAATTGAATAAATGGAAAACTACAGTATGTCAATTTGAACCTAAAGACATTGCTGTTGGCGCAGAATACAAGCTAAACTGTTTTATTTGGAATCAAGGTAAAGAGCGCTTCCTAGTAGATAATTTCAAAATCAATGTTACCTCGAAATAAGACAACCTACTCAATAATAGTGTAATTTACATCCACCACGTTACCCTCTTCATTTTCATCATCCTCTTCATCTTCCCAATCGTATCTATCATCTTTGGGACCAGAATGCCTGTAGAAAAATGCCATTATTACGCCCACTACTCCCCCTAGTAAGTGTGATTCCCAAGATACTTGCGGCTTGATGGGTAATATCCCCCAGATTAAACTCCCATATAGAAAAACGACCATCATTGAGATAGAAAGCAAGCGAATATTCTTTCGAATAACGCCACTTACAAAAAGAAAGGCCGTCATGGAGTATATCAAACCACTAGCTCCAATGTGATACGACATTCTTGATCCGGCCCACACCCAAACCCCTGTAATTAAGTACGATAGAACAAAAACACGCAATGCCACTTTGCTGTAAAAGAAATACAATGCCGTCCCAAGAACCAATAACGGCAAAGAGTTATTTATTAAGTGATCGTAGTCGCCATGAACTAATGGACCAGTCAATATCCCCTTAAGGC belongs to Flavobacteriales bacterium and includes:
- a CDS encoding glycosyltransferase family 2 protein; the protein is MNNICIVVPCYNEANRLPANEFSQYIGSNPNVTFCFVNDGSSDNTIEVLNALKSQYVNNVKVYDIDKNSGKAEAVRRGMLHALSLGDFANIGFFDADLATPLSEINYLLGFKNKENEAAIIMGCRLKRLGANIERKLSRHYIGRVFATGASLITQLPVYDSQCGAKFFRTDIVETLFGKKFITKWVFDVEILIRARNHFGKYEIYNQVIEAPLNSWEDVKGSKLSIGQMFGVPIQMLKIHFHYN
- a CDS encoding rhomboid family intramembrane serine protease; translated protein: MDSKGNVRAYIGFFSSSLFVAILWLIKYQEETNGLSFASYGIRPRTISGLKGILTGPLVHGDYDHLINNSLPLLVLGTALYFFYSKVALRVFVLSYLITGVWVWAGSRMSYHIGASGLIYSMTAFLFVSGVIRKNIRLLSISMMVVFLYGSLIWGILPIKPQVSWESHLLGGVVGVIMAFFYRHSGPKDDRYDWEDEEDDENEEGNVVDVNYTIIE